A region from the Panicum hallii strain FIL2 chromosome 1, PHallii_v3.1, whole genome shotgun sequence genome encodes:
- the LOC112873243 gene encoding protein MAK16 homolog — MSDDVIWHCIRHNHCSFMAKITTGIFCRNPYNATGICNRSSCPLANSRYATIRDHDGVFYLYMKTAERAHLPKTLWERVKLPRNYEKAMDVINKHLEFWPKLLVHKIKQRLTKMTQYRIRMRKLQLKVREKVMTMPRKQTQRDLRRLEKAEKAAQLEKNIESELKERLKKGVYGDIYNVPFKEFDEVLDMERDEVVLEEEDEEEGMVEYVEGDDMEEMDHMDDMEDFEGLSDGGTNGDDHLDDQVPKKPKGSGSNLKQNAGKRSRKVMTEVEQDEETNSRQRMRM; from the exons ATGAGCGACGACGTGATATGGCACTGCATCCGCCACAACCACTGCAGCTTCATGGCCAA GATTACGACAGGGATATTCTGCCGGAATCCCTACAACGCGACGGGCATATGCAACCGGAGCTCCTGCCCTCTTGCCAACAGTCGTTATGCCACCATCCGGGATCATGACG GTGTCTTCTACCTGTACATGAAAACTGCTGAAAGAGCTCATCTGCCAAAAACATTATGGGAGAGAGTCAAACTGCCAAGGAATTATGAGAAAGCAATGGATGTCATTAACAAGCATCTT GAATTTTGGCCTAAGTTACTTGTGCACAAGATCAAACAGCGGCTGACAAAAATGACTCAATATCGTATAAGAATGAGGAAACTTCAACTGAAAGTGAG GGAGAAGGTTATGACAATGCCCAGGAAGCAAACACAGCGCGATCTTAGGAGACTGGAGAAAGCTGAAAAGGCTGCTCAACTAGAAAAG AACATTGAAAGTGAATTGAAGGAACGCCTGAAGAAAGGTGTTTATGGTGATATCTATAACGTTCCCTTCAAAGAGTTTGATGAAGTTCTTGACATGGAAAGAGATGAAGTGGTTCTTGAAGAAGAGGATGAAGAA GAAGGCATGGTAGAATATGTCGAAGGTGATGACATGGAAGAGATGGATCACATGGATGATATGGAAGATTTTGAAGGCCTCAGTGATG GAGGCACAAACGGAGATGATCATTTGGATGACCAAGTACCAAAGAAACCTAAGGGATCGGGTTCTAATTTGAAGCAAAATGCTGGGAAAAGGTCTAGGAAGGTTATGACTGAG GTGGAACAAGACGAAGAGACAAATTCCAGGCAAAGGATGCGAATGTGA